One Aerococcus urinaeequi DNA segment encodes these proteins:
- a CDS encoding NAD(P)H-dependent glycerol-3-phosphate dehydrogenase: MVLAENGHQVTLWTHNPEQAREIQTTGKNDHYLPDLVLPKNIIATNDMALALDQADLINFVVPTKAIRQVASQVVTILQEKNVHELPVIMHAAKGLEQSTHLRISEILTEVFQPIGQARVVVLSGPSHAEEVVKHDITTITAASIDDEACHLVQEVFMNDYFRVYTNPDIIGVELAGSLKNIIALGAGALVGAGYGDNAKAALITRGLAEITRLGVAMGADPLTFMGLSAVGDLIVTATSIHSRNWRAGQQVGQGQAVKDVEDHMGMVVEGFATAVSAYELAQEEGVDMPITQAIYKVIQGESSIQDVITALMARERKGELQFEDDLKDIF; the protein is encoded by the coding sequence ATGGTCCTTGCAGAAAATGGCCATCAGGTGACCTTATGGACGCATAATCCAGAACAGGCCCGTGAGATTCAAACCACTGGGAAAAATGACCATTATTTACCTGATCTAGTGTTGCCGAAGAATATCATTGCAACAAATGATATGGCCCTAGCCTTGGACCAGGCAGACTTGATCAACTTCGTCGTGCCCACCAAGGCCATACGGCAGGTAGCAAGCCAGGTGGTTACTATTTTGCAGGAGAAAAATGTGCACGAATTACCGGTCATTATGCACGCGGCTAAGGGATTAGAGCAGAGCACCCATCTGCGGATTTCTGAGATTTTAACGGAAGTCTTCCAGCCAATTGGTCAAGCGAGGGTGGTGGTTTTATCAGGCCCAAGCCACGCAGAAGAGGTGGTCAAACATGATATTACGACTATAACAGCGGCTTCAATTGATGACGAGGCCTGTCACTTAGTCCAAGAAGTATTCATGAATGACTACTTCAGGGTCTATACCAATCCAGATATCATCGGGGTTGAACTGGCAGGATCATTGAAAAACATTATCGCTTTAGGTGCTGGCGCCTTAGTGGGAGCAGGTTACGGGGACAATGCCAAGGCGGCTTTAATCACCCGAGGACTTGCTGAAATTACCCGGTTAGGGGTGGCCATGGGCGCTGATCCGTTAACCTTTATGGGCCTATCAGCAGTCGGTGACTTGATTGTTACCGCTACAAGTATCCACTCAAGAAACTGGCGGGCCGGCCAACAAGTTGGTCAAGGTCAAGCGGTGAAAGACGTAGAAGACCATATGGGTATGGTTGTTGAAGGGTTTGCAACAGCTGTTTCAGCCTATGAATTGGCCCAAGAAGAGGGCGTTGATATGCCGATTACCCAAGCAATTTACAAGGTGATTCAAGGAGAATCTAGTATTCAAGATGTGATCACCGCCTTAATGGCTAGAGAACGCAAAGGTGAATTGCAGTTTGAAGATGACTTAAAGGATATTTTTTAA
- the lgt gene encoding prolipoprotein diacylglyceryl transferase, whose translation MMNIAAIDPVAFDIFGWPIRWYGIFIGAAILLALTFASRDFRRKGWDEEFILDAAVWTILIGFVGARAYYVLFELDYYLQNPGEILQIWNGGIAIYGGVIAGGLTLYFYAKSKKMAPLFVTDTVAPYLLLAQAIGRWGNFVNQEAHGGEVTLEFLQDTLHLPQFIVDGMHINGAYYHPTFLYESVWNILGVVVLLFVRSRNKTLRIGDTTLLYLIWYSFGRFFIEGLRTDSLWWGPFRVSQVLAAVLFIGALLIFAARRMNDKYYEYYSEHNGPAYKSSK comes from the coding sequence ATGATGAATATAGCTGCAATAGATCCAGTCGCTTTTGATATATTCGGCTGGCCAATCCGTTGGTACGGGATTTTTATCGGGGCTGCTATTTTATTAGCCCTTACATTTGCTTCAAGAGATTTTCGTCGTAAGGGTTGGGATGAAGAATTTATTTTAGACGCAGCTGTATGGACCATTCTAATTGGTTTTGTTGGTGCACGTGCTTACTACGTTTTATTTGAACTAGACTACTACCTACAAAATCCAGGCGAAATTCTACAAATTTGGAATGGTGGGATCGCCATTTATGGTGGTGTCATCGCCGGAGGATTAACCCTTTATTTCTACGCTAAATCAAAGAAAATGGCCCCCTTATTCGTAACGGATACGGTAGCGCCCTACCTATTACTAGCGCAAGCCATCGGTCGTTGGGGTAACTTCGTTAACCAAGAAGCCCACGGTGGGGAAGTGACTTTAGAATTCCTGCAAGATACCTTACATTTACCGCAATTCATCGTTGACGGCATGCATATCAACGGAGCTTACTACCATCCAACTTTCCTGTACGAATCAGTCTGGAACATCCTTGGGGTAGTTGTTCTATTATTCGTCCGTTCACGCAATAAAACCTTGCGTATTGGCGACACCACCTTACTATATCTGATCTGGTACTCATTTGGCCGCTTCTTCATCGAAGGGTTGCGGACAGACAGCTTGTGGTGGGGACCATTCCGTGTCAGCCAAGTATTAGCCGCCGTCTTATTCATCGGCGCATTATTGATTTTTGCTGCACGCCGCATGAACGACAAGTATTATGAATACTACTCTGAACACAACGGTCCGGCTTACAAATCAAGTAAATAG
- the hprK gene encoding HPr(Ser) kinase/phosphatase, translating into MTKVTVKDLVEKFDFEVICGADYLDREIITSDISRPGLEITGYFNYYPSERVQLFGRAEHTYLSRMTSDERLLIMRRLSKEDTPFFIFSRGLQPEYEVIQAAEENHIPVLSSTTTTTRLSSNLAEMLHAHLAEQISKHGVFVDVYGLGIMITGHSGVGKSETALELVKGGHRLVADDRVDFYQRDDTTIMGEAPEILRNVMEIRGLGIIDVMTLYGAGAVRKEQQLNLIIDLKDLKRGGNFDRLGTAEEREQILEVAIPKITIPVQTGRNISSIIEVAAINFRAKSMGFDAAQMFNDRLTTLIDNNKL; encoded by the coding sequence ATGACAAAGGTAACCGTGAAAGATTTAGTCGAAAAATTTGATTTTGAGGTTATTTGTGGTGCAGATTATTTAGACCGCGAGATCATTACCAGTGATATTTCGAGACCTGGTTTGGAAATTACCGGCTATTTTAACTATTATCCATCTGAGCGTGTCCAATTGTTTGGACGTGCAGAGCATACATATTTGTCTAGAATGACTTCGGATGAGCGTTTATTAATTATGCGCCGTCTCTCAAAAGAAGATACACCATTCTTTATTTTCTCTAGAGGATTACAACCGGAATATGAAGTGATTCAAGCTGCTGAAGAAAATCATATTCCTGTATTAAGTTCAACAACAACGACGACCCGTCTGTCTAGTAACTTAGCGGAAATGTTGCATGCTCACTTAGCAGAGCAAATCTCAAAACATGGGGTATTTGTGGATGTATACGGGCTGGGTATTATGATTACTGGCCATTCTGGTGTAGGTAAATCAGAAACCGCTTTAGAACTTGTAAAAGGTGGACACCGTTTAGTGGCTGATGACCGCGTAGATTTTTATCAACGTGATGACACGACAATTATGGGTGAAGCGCCTGAAATTCTACGTAATGTCATGGAAATTCGTGGTCTTGGGATTATTGACGTGATGACTCTTTACGGGGCAGGTGCAGTTCGTAAAGAACAACAGCTAAACTTGATTATTGACTTGAAAGACTTGAAAAGGGGGGGCAATTTTGACCGCCTGGGTACTGCGGAAGAGCGTGAACAAATTTTAGAGGTCGCGATTCCCAAAATTACCATTCCTGTCCAAACTGGGCGGAACATTTCAAGTATTATCGAGGTAGCAGCTATCAACTTTAGAGCCAAATCAATGGGCTTTGACGCTGCACAAATGTTTAACGACCGTTTAACGACACTTATCGACAACAACAAATTATAG
- a CDS encoding phage holin family protein, with protein sequence MRRFLLATLIDALGLMAISWILAPNVYVADFWSAILVAIVLSIVNSIIRPIVNLLALPLNILTFGLFRLVVNGFMFIIVGLFFPTSFVFANFFYAIAAAFLFSMYHWFFEKFIEAGK encoded by the coding sequence ATGAGACGGTTTTTATTAGCAACACTTATTGATGCATTAGGCTTGATGGCTATTTCGTGGATTCTTGCCCCTAATGTATATGTGGCAGATTTTTGGTCAGCAATCTTAGTAGCTATCGTATTGAGTATTGTGAACTCAATTATTCGTCCTATCGTAAACTTGTTGGCATTACCATTAAATATCCTAACATTCGGTTTGTTTAGATTAGTCGTCAATGGCTTTATGTTTATTATCGTAGGCTTGTTCTTCCCAACATCCTTTGTATTCGCAAACTTCTTTTACGCAATCGCCGCAGCCTTCTTGTTCTCGATGTACCATTGGTTCTTTGAGAAATTTATCGAAGCCGGGAAATAA
- a CDS encoding PspC domain-containing protein: MAKKLTKSRNDVKLDGVCAGIAEYFEIDPTIVRVIFVFVTLSGGAGILIYLLLALILPRDEGRTRVDRHDRDEYRQTKSFDAEDQDDYNESSYSKDSKDNPDEEESWRDF; the protein is encoded by the coding sequence ATGGCTAAGAAATTAACAAAATCACGTAATGACGTAAAATTAGATGGTGTATGTGCCGGGATTGCTGAGTACTTTGAAATTGACCCAACGATTGTCCGTGTAATTTTTGTCTTCGTCACACTTTCTGGCGGAGCTGGGATACTGATTTATCTATTGTTAGCATTGATTTTACCAAGGGATGAAGGTCGTACACGTGTAGATAGACATGACCGTGACGAATACCGTCAGACTAAATCATTTGATGCTGAAGATCAGGACGACTATAATGAATCTAGCTATAGTAAAGATTCAAAAGACAATCCTGATGAGGAAGAAAGTTGGCGTGATTTTTAA
- a CDS encoding PspC domain-containing protein → MSGRLMKSRKDSYLFGVCGGIGEYFGISGNLVRIIAVLLSLTQFPVWLIYIILIFVMPNRSH, encoded by the coding sequence ATGTCAGGGAGATTAATGAAGTCAAGAAAAGATAGTTACTTATTTGGGGTATGTGGTGGTATTGGTGAATACTTTGGTATTTCTGGTAATTTAGTCCGTATCATCGCAGTATTATTAAGTTTGACACAGTTTCCAGTTTGGCTAATCTACATTATTTTAATTTTTGTAATGCCCAACAGAAGCCACTAA